Proteins from one Ptychodera flava strain L36383 unplaced genomic scaffold, AS_Pfla_20210202 Scaffold_58__1_contigs__length_828623_pilon, whole genome shotgun sequence genomic window:
- the LOC139128534 gene encoding jerky protein homolog-like has translation MATSSVKRKRNMLDLDTKLSIIDRLERGESATKLSREFGVGKSTITDIKNSKAKLHDFASRMDTNVGVKRKIMKTAIDEALQKSVLTWFTQERRRGTLLAGQIITEKAKWFDEQLHGEQSQFKASTGWLKNFQQRHGIRQISVQGEKLSSNESKVEPFIRKLHEIIEKESYTPEQLYNADESGLYWKLLPRKTLAASSEKSAPGFKVSKDRVTVMGCANASGTHKLPPVIIGKSRNPRCFKHVNMDNLPVRYLHQANAWMSAELFSTWFRDDFVPSVRHHLRQKQLPEKALLLIDNAPSHPSTDVLQSNDGLITCMFLPPNTTPLLQPMDQGVLNALKRRYKGKMLRKIVKENSNNISLTECVKTVTLKDTCYMIAESWRELTVDTLANAWHKLRINIADTPETASTPEVTNPASDKTIEEVINALPADDRVQASEWFDVDESDPGCQTLADEEIIQAAQKSQRTSMHRKTRTMTRKHRTQRTHTYQRRSS, from the coding sequence ATGGCTACATCATCAGTGAAACGCAAGCGTAACATGCTTGACCTCGACACCAAGTTATCCATCATCGATCGTCTTGAACGCGGTGAAAGTGCAACCAAACTTTCGCGTGAGTTTGGTGTTGGAAAATCAACAATTACCGACATCAAGAACAGCAAAGCAAAGCTGCATGACTTTGCCAGCAGAATGGACACCAACGTCGGCGTCAAACGCAAGATAATGAAGACCGCGATCGATGAAGCCCTTCAGAAGTCCGTGCTCACATGGTTTACCCAAGAGAGAAGAAGAGGCACTCTGCTAGCTGGGCAAATCATCACAGAAAAGGCAAAGTGGTTTGACGAACAGTTACATGGTGAGCAGTCTCAGTTTAAGGCGAGTACGGGCTGGTTGAAAAATTTCCAGCAGAGGCATGGTATCCGTCAGATATCTGTCCAAGGCGAGAAGTTGTCGTCAAACGAGAGCAAAGTCGAACCGTTTATCCGAAAACTCCATGAAATCATCGAAAAAGAAAGCTACACGCCTGAGCAACTGTACAACGCCGACGAATCCGGACTGTACTGGAAGCTTTTACCGCGAAAGACTTTAGCTGCTTCCAGTGAAAAATCCGCGCCTGGTTTTAAAGTTAGCAAAGATAGAGTTACCGTTATGGGTTGTGCTAACGCGTCTGGTACACACAAACTTCCGCCGGTCATCATCGGAAAATCTCGCAACCCTCGCTGCTTTAAACACGTTAACATGGACAACCTCCCGGTTCGATACCTTCATCAGGCAAATGCCTGGATGAGCGCAGAGCTATTTTCAACGTGGTTTCGCGATGATTTTGTACCATCCGTCCGCCATCATCTACGCCAGAAACAGCTGCCTGAGAAAGCGCTTCTCCTCATCGATAACGCGCCATCACATCCCAGCACCGATGTTCTTCAGAGTAACGACGGTTTGATCACGTGCATGTTTCTCCCACCGAACACGACACCATTGCTTCAACCCATGGATCAAGGCGTGCTGAATGCCTTGAAACGTCGCTACAAGGGGAAAATGCTGCGGAAAATCGTGAAAGAAAACTCCAACAACATATCGCTGACTGAGTGtgtgaaaactgtcacactcaAAGACACTTGCTACATGATCGCCGAATCGTGGCGCGAACTCACCGTTGACACTCTCGCTAATGCGTGGCACAAACTCCGAATAAATATCGCCGATACGCCAGAAACTGCTAGCACCCCCGAAGTCACCAACCCAGCTTCAGACAAAACCATCGAAGAAGTTATCAACGCACTTCCAGCAGACGATCGCGTTCAAGCGTCCGAGTGGTTCGATGTCGACGAGAGTGACCCCGGCTGTCAAACACTCGCCGATGAAGAAATCATTCAGGCTGCCCAGAAATCACAACGGACATCGATGCATCGGAAGACGAGGACGATGACAAGGAAACACCGAACCCAGCGTACCCATACCTACCAACGCCGAAGCAGCTGA
- the LOC139128535 gene encoding uncharacterized protein, translating into MADFSVVYFPSDDTFFVKTARELCLSCNVSLSVGTKVKCVFPTTVLDDSGRESESPVEYEGTIIFHSSGKKPCIERLKKYTEMVKGIPKSQRMECFVTQGKQDMKDAEKSGKRGAAGKLRVVLDELSENNSNANHKSRKRNTSDLEDTLKTKKVKAIEKPKKIKSKKQGKVVEHGKKQHASKTQPKTPPKKRLSEEDIVNMAMLTGFDKELKNIGQKVLENGTKSKSTSSVQAKPTAQHSSPPDRGQQPQPSSKTNQLTQPKSFGLLQPDSPRGPAPPPPPPPPIFDAFDSAPNSPRGPTPPPPPPPPPPPPSLMPLTRTSSTTPPLPPSFDAFQGASNSPRGPVQPPPPPPPPSFDAFQGASDSPREPVQPPPPPPPSFDAFQGASNSSRGPVPPPPPPPPPPPPSFDAFQRASSYPRGPPPPLSATRAHPTWSYFPHGSPRGPMPSSGHDQPTPVNSSPYQCQSKGVSQFTSTCMNTSADYLRNSMDWCSVKKLHLLLCRKRINDFVMTSNLWQQKK; encoded by the exons atggctgatttctcaGTTGTTTATTTCCCCAGTGACGACACGTTTTTCGTCAAAACTGCAAGAGAGTTATGTCTTAGTTGTAATGTGTCACTGTCAGTAGGCACAAAGGTAAAGTGTGTTTTCCCCACGACAGTGTTGGATGACAGTGGCCGAGAAAGTGAGTCACCGGTGGAGTATGAAGGAACTataattttccattcatccg GTAAGAAGCCTTGTATTGAAAGGCTGAAAAAGTATACAGAAATGGTGAAGGGGATACCTAAATCACAACGAATGGAATGTTTTGTGACCCAGGGTAAACAAGATATGAAGGATGCAGAAAAAAGTGGAAAACGAGGGGCAGCAGGGAAGCTTAGAGTTGTCCTAGATGAGCTAAGTGAAAATAACTCTAATGCCAACCACAAGTCACGTAAAAGAAACACAAGTGATCTGGAAGatactttaaaaacaaaaaaagttaaGGCAATAGAAAAGCCTAAGAAAATCAAGTCAAAAAAACAGGGAAAAGTGGTAGAACATGGCAAAAAGCAGCATGCCAGCAAGACCCAACCCAAGACCCCACCCAAAAAAAGACTGAGTGAGGAGGATATTGTGAATATGGCTATGCTTACAGGCTTTGACAAAGAACTCAAAAACATAGGACAGAAAGTTTTGGAAAATGGCACAAAATCCAAATCTACCAGCAGTGTACAAGCTAAACCAACTGCACAACATTCAAGCCCACCAGACAGGGGTCAACAACCCCAGCCGAGTTCTAAAACTAACCAACTTACTCAACCAAAATCTTTTGGGCTTCTCCAGCCAGATTCTCCGAGGGGACCAgctccaccaccaccaccaccacctccCATTTTTGATGCCTTTGACAGTGCTCCAAATTCTCCCAGAGGACCAactccaccaccaccaccaccaccaccaccacctccTCCGAGTTTGATGCCTTTGACA AGGACCAGTTCCACCACACCACCACTACCTCCAAGTTTTGATGCCTTTCAAGGTGCTTCAAATTCTCCCAGAGGACCAGttcaaccaccaccaccaccaccaccaccgagTTTTGATGCCTTTCAGGGTGCTTCAGATTCTCCCAGAGAACCAGttcaaccaccaccaccaccaccaccgagTTTTGATGCCTTTCAGGGTGCTTCAAATTCTTCCAGAGGTCCAGTTCCACCACCGCCACCACCACCTCCTCCACCTCCTCCAAGTTTTGATGCATTTCAGAGGGCTTCTAGTTATCCCAGAGGACCACCACCACCTCTGAGTGCCACACGAGCCCATCCAACATGGTCTTACTTTCCTCATGGTTCTCCAAGAGGACCCATGCCTTCATCAGGACATGACCAACCAACCCCAGTGAATTCAAGTCCCTATCAGTGTCAAAGTAAAGGTGTATCACAATTTACTAGTACCTGTATGAACACCTCTGCAGACTATCTAAGAAACTCAATGGATTGGTGCTCGGTGAAGAAACTTCACTTGTTGCTCTGCAGGAAGAGAATCAACGACTTCGTGATGACATCAAATCTTTGGCAGCAGAAGAAATGA